TGCGGCGGCTCTCCCGGTATCTGCCCGGAGACAAGCGCTTCGCCCTGGGCGTGCGCGAAGCGGAGCGGCTGATGGGGGAAGCGGCGCCGTCCGTGGTGGTGTGCGGCCAGGGCCTGCCGGATGGTGACGGGCTGTGCCTGCTCACGTGCGTGCGCGCCCGGCATCCGCGCGCCGCGTGCGCGCTGCACACCACGCATCCCCCGTCCCGCGGGCTGCGGGAGAAGGGCATCACCTGGATGGACCGCGCCGCGCCGCCGCAGCAGGTGCTGGCGCTCCTGGAGTCGTTGAGCTGACGGCGGGCTGCCGGCCGGGCGTTCCCATGGCGTGCGCGGCGGGGAGCGTTAAGGTAGTGCCTCCCGCGCGCACACCATGAAGCTCTACGCCATCAGCGACCTGCACCTGCGGCACAAGGAAAACCACGAGGCGCTGGCGGCACTCGCGCCGCGTCCGGAGGACTGGCTCATCGTCGGCGGTGACGTGGGCGAAACGCTCGCGGACATGGAGCTGATGCTGCGCACGCTCACCGCGCGCTTCCGCCAGGTCGTCTGGGTGCCGGGCAACCACGAGCTG
The sequence above is drawn from the Corallococcus sp. NCRR genome and encodes:
- a CDS encoding response regulator, producing the protein MRETSDPSPSFLFVDADPRALAALRRLSRYLPGDKRFALGVREAERLMGEAAPSVVVCGQGLPDGDGLCLLTCVRARHPRAACALHTTHPPSRGLREKGITWMDRAAPPQQVLALLESLS